The following are encoded in a window of Streptomyces sp. 11x1 genomic DNA:
- a CDS encoding AAWKG family protein (Members of this family are unrelated to eukaryotic Tcp10, although some members contain a repetitive region similar to a C-terminal repeat region of Tcp10.), producing the protein MADNTPEDDYWSTAVSSFTGYKMPERGKLFEKLKSDKGVPLFRHEVESLGVRAVQPSDIGRNVRQGEDYDIVFYSSSGGDGRHDGVKMHRVRIVMIGVIPDANGRATFFSERDDPLGEGWGDNNTFTGIGKIQWDASDMARYIFGGRRALGALTDSYSTKDFSYAGQSVLDSSAVDLLSFTRTAQSFDRAKGFLVQQAETLGQWERALGSERSAWRGKAAGVFRGLVKQLHKNYAGYADQLGGKGYQGTHLTVDGYLPTSKPGHAVTVAQRNLLAQAKELAYAWQDWADSGRHDPHRVVNDLLADLVKWLIANNHPHVLSHDRGSDPDGSELPPTYSTSAAFRQVHPVYGDLRNDQAWKTLGERAVRIWRETQDAYVETPARNALSRLGNGWLQTSKDVVVALRTRDTTPLTEAYRKEEARLAKEKAEKDGDSLSKTLNSLGGFGKQMNKAMEDFGNNMGKGLGGFGNQLNKGLNDFGQGMNKNLNDFGEGMSKGLNGATKGIGDNVSSLNKGLNDFGQGLNKGLNGATKGIGDTVSSLNQGGIGGYLGGILGGNGNPTHSSDPSAKNTAGGIRNPDGSTTVLNPDGSLTAKYPDGSVQTVNPPGTTPFPQPFPSPGTVTTPSGSTTKLNADGTLTTTYPDGTKETVDPSKHTVSTTTPDGKTHTDSLRPGHQFTNPDGSTTALNPNGSLTTKYPDGSVQTINPDGSVTTSQPHPSSGTVTTPSGSTTKLNADGTLTTTYPDGTKETVDPSKNTVSTTTPDGKTHTDSLRPGHQFTNPDGSTTALNPDGSLTTKYRDGSVQTINPDGSVTTTTDLNGSSTGKNTPGSGGHSGTSGHSGSGTSGLNHHLPSPSSFDLRDFDTSGLNGHQPMSTPLSPALAGGTAATGDGGADSYEDYDSIPYAGGALGAPTDDSTSSSAAQESTGGMPLNPMAFGGMGGMGGMGGTGGGGTGGSNGERVRSVLSDGDGAALRRRRRSRGAASADDEEDVVVTRGGRPVTASTPYAPMGMDGGQGGRSTESGDRVRSNWGTEEDDDVWGTDEGGAPAVIGR; encoded by the coding sequence GTGGCTGACAACACCCCCGAAGACGACTACTGGTCCACGGCCGTCTCCAGCTTCACCGGGTACAAAATGCCCGAACGGGGCAAGCTGTTCGAGAAGCTCAAGAGCGACAAGGGTGTCCCCCTCTTCCGGCACGAAGTCGAGTCCCTTGGTGTGAGGGCCGTGCAGCCGAGCGACATCGGCCGAAACGTGCGCCAGGGCGAGGACTACGACATAGTCTTCTACTCCTCCTCGGGCGGTGACGGCCGTCACGACGGCGTGAAGATGCATCGCGTCCGGATCGTGATGATCGGCGTCATCCCCGACGCGAATGGCCGGGCCACGTTCTTCTCCGAGAGAGACGACCCCCTGGGCGAGGGGTGGGGTGACAACAACACCTTCACCGGCATCGGGAAAATCCAGTGGGACGCGTCCGACATGGCCCGTTACATCTTCGGAGGCAGGCGAGCGCTGGGGGCGCTCACCGATTCGTACAGCACCAAGGACTTCAGCTACGCCGGACAGTCCGTGCTGGACAGCAGCGCCGTCGATCTGCTGTCGTTCACCCGTACGGCGCAGTCGTTCGACAGGGCGAAAGGATTCCTCGTACAACAGGCGGAGACGCTGGGGCAGTGGGAGAGGGCCCTGGGCTCGGAGCGGTCCGCCTGGCGCGGAAAGGCCGCCGGGGTCTTCCGCGGGCTGGTCAAACAGCTGCACAAGAACTACGCCGGTTACGCCGACCAGCTCGGGGGCAAGGGCTACCAGGGCACACACCTCACGGTCGACGGCTACCTGCCCACGTCCAAACCTGGTCACGCGGTCACGGTCGCGCAGCGCAATCTGCTCGCCCAGGCGAAGGAGTTGGCGTACGCGTGGCAGGACTGGGCCGACTCCGGTCGGCATGACCCGCACCGCGTGGTCAACGACCTGCTGGCCGACCTGGTCAAGTGGCTGATCGCCAACAACCACCCCCATGTGCTGAGCCACGACCGCGGGAGCGACCCAGATGGCTCGGAGCTACCCCCGACCTATTCCACCAGTGCCGCCTTCCGCCAGGTCCATCCCGTCTACGGGGACCTCAGGAACGACCAGGCATGGAAGACACTGGGCGAGAGGGCCGTCAGGATATGGCGGGAGACTCAGGATGCCTACGTCGAGACGCCGGCCCGCAACGCCCTGTCGCGTCTCGGCAATGGGTGGCTGCAGACCTCGAAGGACGTCGTCGTCGCGCTGCGGACCAGGGACACCACCCCTCTGACCGAGGCATACAGGAAGGAGGAGGCTCGGCTCGCGAAGGAGAAGGCCGAGAAGGACGGCGACTCCCTCAGCAAGACCCTCAACAGCCTTGGCGGCTTCGGCAAACAGATGAACAAGGCCATGGAGGACTTCGGCAACAACATGGGCAAGGGGCTGGGGGGCTTCGGTAACCAGCTGAACAAGGGCCTGAACGACTTCGGCCAGGGCATGAACAAGAACCTGAACGACTTCGGCGAAGGCATGAGCAAGGGCCTGAACGGGGCCACCAAGGGCATCGGTGACAACGTCAGCAGCCTGAACAAGGGTCTGAACGACTTCGGCCAGGGCCTGAACAAGGGCCTGAACGGGGCCACCAAGGGCATCGGCGACACCGTCAGCAGCCTGAACCAGGGGGGTATCGGCGGCTACCTGGGCGGAATCCTCGGCGGCAACGGGAACCCCACGCACAGCTCCGATCCGTCGGCCAAGAACACCGCCGGCGGCATCAGGAATCCCGACGGCAGCACCACCGTGCTGAACCCGGACGGCTCGCTGACCGCCAAGTACCCGGACGGATCAGTCCAGACCGTCAACCCCCCCGGGACCACCCCCTTTCCGCAGCCATTTCCGTCACCGGGCACGGTCACCACGCCCAGCGGCTCCACCACGAAGCTGAACGCGGACGGCACACTGACGACGACATACCCGGACGGCACGAAGGAGACCGTCGATCCGTCCAAACACACGGTCTCCACCACCACACCCGACGGCAAGACACACACCGACTCCCTGCGCCCCGGCCATCAGTTCACCAACCCCGACGGCAGCACCACCGCCCTCAACCCCAACGGCTCGCTGACCACCAAATACCCGGACGGGTCGGTCCAGACCATCAACCCCGACGGGAGCGTCACCACCTCGCAGCCGCATCCGTCATCGGGCACGGTCACCACGCCCAGCGGTTCCACCACGAAGCTGAACGCGGACGGCACACTGACGACGACCTACCCGGACGGCACGAAGGAGACCGTCGATCCGTCCAAGAACACGGTCTCCACCACCACACCCGACGGCAAGACACACACCGACTCCCTGCGCCCCGGCCATCAGTTCACCAACCCCGACGGCAGCACCACCGCCCTCAACCCCGACGGCTCGCTGACCACCAAATACCGGGACGGGTCGGTCCAGACCATCAACCCCGACGGGAGTGTCACCACCACCACCGACCTGAACGGCTCGTCCACCGGCAAGAACACCCCGGGCAGCGGCGGCCACTCCGGCACCTCCGGTCACTCCGGCAGCGGTACCTCCGGGCTGAACCACCATCTGCCGTCACCGAGTTCGTTCGACCTCCGCGACTTCGACACCTCCGGTCTCAACGGCCACCAGCCCATGAGCACACCGCTCAGCCCGGCACTGGCCGGCGGAACCGCCGCCACCGGGGACGGGGGCGCCGACTCCTACGAGGACTACGACAGCATCCCGTACGCCGGTGGCGCGCTGGGCGCACCCACCGATGACTCCACCAGCTCCTCGGCTGCCCAGGAGAGCACCGGCGGCATGCCGCTGAACCCCATGGCGTTCGGTGGCATGGGCGGCATGGGTGGCATGGGCGGCACGGGCGGAGGCGGCACCGGCGGATCGAACGGCGAACGCGTCCGCTCGGTGCTCAGCGACGGCGACGGCGCCGCCCTGCGCCGACGGCGGAGGTCCCGGGGGGCCGCGTCGGCCGACGACGAGGAGGACGTGGTCGTCACCAGGGGCGGACGGCCCGTCACGGCCTCCACCCCGTACGCCCCCATGGGGATGGACGGCGGTCAGGGTGGCCGGTCCACCGAGTCCGGCGACCGCGTGCGGTCGAACTGGGGGACGGAGGAGGACGACGACGTGTGGGGCACGGACGAAGGCGGCGCTCCGGCGGTGATCGGACGATGA
- a CDS encoding YbaB/EbfC family nucleoid-associated protein, giving the protein MNDGGAKDTSGEPVAQEASIEQRLAQAMAELEATQKAVAEAEEELRHASCTVRSRDRAVEVTVGHQGELTELRFLDGKYRNMTAGELAGSVLEAAERARTQMSRQVMETFEPFTRPSDAVPEMTGMDVDWAAIFGPGVQETAHTAPGGPSRNRLRDEIHEDTEDEHDV; this is encoded by the coding sequence ATGAACGACGGTGGCGCAAAGGACACGTCCGGGGAACCGGTGGCGCAGGAGGCGTCGATCGAGCAGCGGCTGGCCCAGGCGATGGCCGAACTCGAAGCCACCCAGAAGGCCGTGGCCGAGGCGGAGGAGGAACTGCGTCATGCATCCTGCACCGTGCGCTCCAGGGACCGTGCGGTCGAGGTCACGGTCGGTCACCAGGGCGAGCTGACGGAACTGCGGTTCCTGGACGGCAAGTACCGGAACATGACCGCCGGTGAGCTGGCCGGCAGCGTCCTGGAGGCGGCGGAGCGCGCCCGGACGCAGATGTCCCGGCAGGTGATGGAGACGTTCGAGCCCTTCACCCGGCCGAGCGACGCCGTACCCGAGATGACCGGTATGGACGTCGACTGGGCCGCGATCTTCGGTCCCGGTGTCCAGGAGACCGCGCACACCGCCCCCGGCGGCCCTTCCAGGAACCGCCTGCGCGACGAGATCCACGAGGACACGGAGGACGAGCACGATGTCTGA